DNA from Roseimicrobium sp. ORNL1:
TGCCAAGCGGCAAATCGATTGTCGCGCCCTCTTCAGGATGCTTCTTGTCGAGGGCGTGAAGACGGAAGCTGGCCGTTGCGGGTGTGGTTGTCACTTCCACCCAACCGTTGGGACGTTCCTTCTGAAACACATAAGCGACCGGCGGCAGGTTGATGAGGTGTAGTCCTGATTCCCGCTTCTGGTGGGCCCAGGTGTGAGTGTGCCCATAGACATAGGCCTTCACGTGACGATGTCCTTCGAGCAAGGTGATGAAGGCTTCGGTATCCACCAGTCCGGTCACCTTGACTGTCGTGCTCTCAGCGTTGTCGGGCTGCGGAGCGGGGAGGAATTGGGGATTGTGATGGCCCACGACAATGGCTGGCTTGTCCGCATGAGCCTTCAATGCGGCATCCAGCCAGCGGTGTTGCTCTTCGCCCAGCTCTCCTTCCACCTTGTTGGTCACGCGCAGCGTGTCGATGAGGAACCAGTTCACATGACGTCCCTCCACGAGCGCGACATGCTTGCTCTCGATGAGTGTCGGAGTACCGGGCTTCACCACGGCACGGAAATTCGCGCGGTCATCATGGTTGCCCATGCCGATGTGCAGTGGTGGGGCCGAGCTGCCAAGCAGCGGGGCGAGTTGTGTCAGTAGTTGTTCGTAATCCCCCACCTGACCCTCATTGAGTGCGGCGTCACCATTCAGCAGTACAGCGGAAGGGGATGCTGTCATGGCCTTGACCTCGGCCACCACGGCTTTCAGGTTCGCACAGAGGTTTGTCTCGCGGAGGACTTTGTCAGGGTCGGCCGCGATGTGCGTGTCCGAGAGGATGGCAAAGGATTCAGCATCGCTCGCTGCAGCGGAGGCACCGAACCGGGGCAGAAGGCCTCCACCGAGCAATGCAGTGGCGCCAAGAAAGCGACGGCGGGAACAAGAGGCAAAATGGATGGGCATGGCAAAGGGGCGTGGAGAGAACCAGATGAAGTCGTCTTGATGAGAAGACGCAGCCAGCAGTGCGGACGTTTCAAGATGCCGACTCAAACAGGAGCGTCTTATGCTCGTCTGATTCGCAAGGTGAAACTCAGGAGCAAGGTAAGCATCTGCCTATCTTGACAAAGGGCTGGCTGCCCTGCCTTGTGCAGGCGCATGATTTCTTTCGCTGCCTTCTCACGCACTGCCGCGTTGCTATGCGGCCTCACGCTCTCACTCCATGCCGCCACGGAGGCGGACGTGGTGGTGTATGGCGCCACTCCGGGGGGATTCTGCGCTGCCATCGCCGCCGCGCGGGAGGGCTCCTCGGTGGTGCTCCTGGAGCCGACGGATCACGTCGGTGGAGTGAATACCGGAGGTCTGAGCTTCAGCGATTCCAATCAAACGGTGCGCACCACCGTGCTTGGGCTCTTTGAGGAATGGCACCTCCGCGTTGAAAAGAACTACCAGGAGCGCGGCATCGCACTGCCCTACAAGGTGAGCGAGAAAGATACCAAGCCCTGGACCTATGAACCCCATGTGGCTGCGAAGATCACGAAGCAAATGCTCGATGAAGCCGGCGTGAAGGTGATGACGAAGCGCGTCCTGAAGAGTGTGGTCAAGGATGGCGGACGCATCAAGCATGTCGCGACAAGTGACGGCGAGTTCGCCGCCAAGGTCTTTGTGGATGCCACGTACGAAGGTGACTTGATGGCGGCCGCAGGAGTGAGCTGGACTATCGGTCGCGAGGGGAAAAAGGAATACAACGAATCATTCGCGGGCAAGCAGTACCCCAAGGGGAAGATGGCCATCTCCGGTGTGGATGCCTCAGGCCGTCCGCTGCCGCTCATCACCACCACCGACGCGGGTCCTGAGGATGAAGGCGATAAGAATGTGATGGTCTACAGCTTCCGCCTCTGCGTTACCAAGAATCCGGCGAATCGTGTGCCCTTCCCCAAGCCAGCGAATTACGATCCCGCCCGCTTCGAGGTGGTGCGGCGCTATTATGCGCAGGAGAAGCGCCCGCATCTGCTGTGGGACCTGTACGCGCTACCGGATGGCGACAAGTTCGATGCCAACAACGGGATTGGAAAACAATTCTCCATGGGGCTCGTGGGTGCGTGCAATGGATGGAGCGAGGCGGATGAAGCGGGCCGTGCCAAAATCTGGGAGGAGCACAAGCAGTACACCCTTGAGCTGTATCATTTCCTCACGACGGACCCGGTGGTGCCGGAGAATCTGCGCAAGCAACTCGGAGAACTCGGCCTGTGCCGTGATGAATTCGCGAACTACGGCCACTGGTCTCCCCAGCTCTATGTGCGTGAAGGGCGCCGCATGAAGGGCATGTATGTCGTGAGCCAGAAGGACATCATGGACGAGCCCGCGAAGGAGGACCCCATCGTGGTATCCTCCTTCCCGATTGACTCGCACGACTGCCAGCGCGTGGCCACGGCGGATGGTGTGATCAACGAAGGCACCATCTTCCCTGTGCGCATGGAGCGGCGCAGAAACGGTTACCCCTATCATATTCCTTACCGCGCCATTCTCCCGAAGCCGGGCGAGTGTGAGAATCTGCTCGTACCGGTGGCGCTCTCCTGCACGCACGTGGCCATC
Protein-coding regions in this window:
- a CDS encoding metallophosphoesterase encodes the protein MPIHFASCSRRRFLGATALLGGGLLPRFGASAAASDAESFAILSDTHIAADPDKVLRETNLCANLKAVVAEVKAMTASPSAVLLNGDAALNEGQVGDYEQLLTQLAPLLGSSAPPLHIGMGNHDDRANFRAVVKPGTPTLIESKHVALVEGRHVNWFLIDTLRVTNKVEGELGEEQHRWLDAALKAHADKPAIVVGHHNPQFLPAPQPDNAESTTVKVTGLVDTEAFITLLEGHRHVKAYVYGHTHTWAHQKRESGLHLINLPPVAYVFQKERPNGWVEVTTTPATASFRLHALDKKHPEEGATIDLPLGRS
- a CDS encoding FAD-dependent oxidoreductase, which produces MISFAAFSRTAALLCGLTLSLHAATEADVVVYGATPGGFCAAIAAAREGSSVVLLEPTDHVGGVNTGGLSFSDSNQTVRTTVLGLFEEWHLRVEKNYQERGIALPYKVSEKDTKPWTYEPHVAAKITKQMLDEAGVKVMTKRVLKSVVKDGGRIKHVATSDGEFAAKVFVDATYEGDLMAAAGVSWTIGREGKKEYNESFAGKQYPKGKMAISGVDASGRPLPLITTTDAGPEDEGDKNVMVYSFRLCVTKNPANRVPFPKPANYDPARFEVVRRYYAQEKRPHLLWDLYALPDGDKFDANNGIGKQFSMGLVGACNGWSEADEAGRAKIWEEHKQYTLELYHFLTTDPVVPENLRKQLGELGLCRDEFANYGHWSPQLYVREGRRMKGMYVVSQKDIMDEPAKEDPIVVSSFPIDSHDCQRVATADGVINEGTIFPVRMERRRNGYPYHIPYRAILPKPGECENLLVPVALSCTHVAISSIRVEPTWMILGQSAGVAAALSAKQNVSVQQLPYPVLRERLLAQKQVLDLPVLPDLPPEAKGTVSIDPKTLPGIVLDDAKAELKGPWSSSSSFKPHVGTGYLHDDRRADGQSIATFRFKVPDSGHYEVRMAYSPHQTRAAKVPVIIQSGDRKVELTVDQTQPLPAGEAFRSVGSVQLERGVETTLQISNKDTDGFVILDAVQLLKEKE